One stretch of Sinomonas terrae DNA includes these proteins:
- a CDS encoding ABC transporter permease: protein MNLFEQTWAWFTDPLQWSGYSSIPTRLGEHVFYTLLTVAIASAIALPIGAFVGHTGRGRVVVVALAGALRAVPTLGLLVLFVLLAGIGLMPPIWALVILTIPPILAGTYSGIAAVDPVVVDAARAQGMRELQILFGVELPNAAPVIFGGIRAAVLQVIATATVVAYTNLGGLGRYIFDGLALSDYPQMLGGSVLVAALAVVADLVLGVLLRRLGPRSASRREIPAPEALKEGMP, encoded by the coding sequence GTGAACCTCTTCGAGCAGACGTGGGCGTGGTTCACCGACCCCCTCCAGTGGTCGGGGTACTCAAGCATCCCCACGCGACTCGGCGAGCACGTCTTCTACACCCTGCTGACAGTTGCCATCGCGAGCGCGATCGCCTTGCCCATTGGGGCCTTCGTGGGACACACCGGGCGGGGGCGGGTCGTCGTCGTCGCCCTCGCCGGAGCGCTGCGCGCTGTGCCGACCCTCGGCCTCCTCGTCCTTTTCGTGCTCCTCGCGGGCATCGGGCTCATGCCGCCGATCTGGGCACTCGTGATCCTCACCATCCCGCCGATCCTTGCGGGAACGTACTCGGGAATCGCCGCCGTCGACCCCGTCGTCGTCGATGCGGCGCGCGCTCAGGGAATGCGCGAACTCCAGATCCTGTTCGGCGTCGAACTCCCCAATGCTGCGCCCGTGATCTTCGGCGGCATCCGCGCCGCGGTCCTGCAGGTCATCGCGACGGCGACCGTCGTCGCCTACACGAATCTCGGGGGGCTCGGCCGGTACATCTTCGACGGCCTCGCCCTCTCCGACTATCCCCAGATGCTCGGCGGGTCCGTCCTCGTGGCGGCGCTCGCCGTCGTCGCCGACCTCGTCCTGGGCGTCCTTCTTCGACGCCTCGGTCCTCGCTCGGCCTCCAGACGGGAGATCCCGGCTCCGGAGGCCCTAAAGGAAGGAATGCCATGA
- a CDS encoding ABC transporter substrate-binding protein — MTSHLPSIPRRGAVAALAAGLGLTLALSACGGSSNPLSSGGASSSAASGGSKTLVVGSADFPESQIIAELYAGALNAAGIPATTKPNIGAREVYYKAVQDDSIDIVPDYTGNLLLYLDPKATQVSASDIASALPNKLPKGLGVLDPAQAEDKDAMVVTKATATKYSLESIADMSKVCSDLVIGAPATFEQRAYGLPGLKSKYNCVPKQFQPFNDGGGPVTLKALLSNDIQVADIFTTTPSIPDNDLVVLADPKNNFIAQQVVPLVNTANLTDAAKKALNNVSSKLTTTDLINLNRAVSGNQKQSPADAAKAWLKDKGLAS; from the coding sequence ATGACCAGTCACCTGCCCTCCATCCCGCGACGCGGGGCGGTCGCCGCACTGGCCGCGGGCCTTGGGCTCACGCTCGCGCTCAGCGCGTGCGGAGGCTCGTCCAATCCGCTGAGTTCAGGCGGTGCCTCGAGCTCGGCGGCATCCGGCGGCAGCAAGACGCTCGTCGTTGGATCCGCGGACTTCCCAGAGAGCCAGATCATCGCCGAGCTCTACGCGGGTGCCCTCAATGCGGCGGGGATCCCCGCGACGACCAAGCCCAACATCGGCGCCCGCGAGGTCTACTACAAGGCTGTCCAGGACGATTCGATCGACATTGTGCCTGACTACACCGGGAACCTGCTCCTCTATTTGGACCCGAAGGCGACCCAGGTTTCGGCCTCTGACATCGCCTCTGCCCTGCCGAACAAGCTGCCGAAGGGCCTCGGCGTCCTCGATCCTGCCCAAGCCGAGGACAAGGATGCGATGGTTGTCACGAAGGCCACGGCGACCAAGTACTCGCTCGAGAGCATCGCCGACATGTCCAAGGTCTGCAGTGACCTTGTCATAGGTGCTCCGGCCACGTTCGAGCAGCGCGCCTACGGCCTGCCGGGGCTCAAGTCCAAGTACAACTGCGTGCCGAAGCAGTTCCAGCCGTTCAACGACGGCGGCGGGCCAGTCACGCTGAAGGCGCTTCTCTCGAACGACATCCAAGTCGCCGACATCTTCACGACGACCCCGTCGATTCCGGACAACGACCTCGTGGTCCTCGCCGACCCGAAGAACAACTTCATCGCCCAGCAGGTTGTCCCCCTCGTGAACACGGCCAATCTGACGGATGCGGCGAAGAAGGCCCTCAACAACGTCTCCTCCAAGCTCACGACGACGGACCTCATCAACCTGAACCGTGCAGTGAGCGGCAACCAGAAGCAGAGCCCGGCGGACGCCGCCAAGGCATGGCTCAAGGACAAGGGCCTCGCTTCGTAG
- a CDS encoding pyridoxal phosphate-dependent aminotransferase gives MAEFKQSSKLHNVLYDIRGPILEAAQQMEAEGHKILKLNIGNPAPFGFEAPDAILVDMIRHLPHAQGYSDSRGIFSARTAVSQYYQTRGIQNIGVDDIYLGNGVSELITLSLMALLEQGDEILVPSPDYPLWTASVSLAGGRAVHYTCLEEADWEPDLEDLEAKITPRTKGIVVINPNNPTGAVYSDSTLRRIVALAERHGLIIFADEIYEKILYDGNTHTNMAAFTDDEVLCLTFSGLSKAYRVCGYRAGWMAISGPKKTASDYLEGINLLANMRLCANVPAQHAIQTALGGYQSINDLILPGGRLLEQRNKAYEMLNAIPGVSTRQAKGALYLFPRLDPEVYPIQDDERFVLDLLREQKILVSHGRAFNWHAPDHFRMVTLPAVADIEEAIGRMGDFLSRYEGN, from the coding sequence ATGGCCGAGTTCAAGCAGTCTTCCAAGCTCCATAACGTCCTCTACGACATCAGGGGACCGATTCTGGAGGCTGCCCAGCAGATGGAGGCCGAGGGGCACAAGATCCTCAAGCTGAACATCGGCAACCCCGCGCCGTTCGGGTTTGAGGCGCCGGACGCGATCCTCGTGGACATGATCCGTCACCTTCCGCACGCACAGGGCTACAGCGATTCGCGAGGCATCTTCTCCGCGCGCACCGCGGTGTCGCAGTACTACCAGACACGCGGCATCCAGAACATCGGCGTCGACGACATCTACCTCGGCAACGGCGTCAGCGAGCTCATCACGCTCTCGCTCATGGCACTGCTCGAGCAGGGCGACGAGATCCTGGTCCCGAGCCCGGACTACCCGCTCTGGACTGCGTCCGTCTCCCTCGCAGGCGGCCGGGCTGTCCATTACACCTGCCTCGAGGAGGCGGACTGGGAGCCGGACCTCGAGGACCTCGAGGCGAAGATCACCCCCCGCACCAAGGGCATCGTAGTGATCAACCCTAACAACCCGACGGGTGCCGTCTATTCGGACTCGACCCTGCGCCGGATCGTGGCGCTAGCCGAGCGGCACGGGCTGATCATCTTCGCGGACGAGATCTACGAGAAGATCCTCTACGACGGGAACACCCACACCAACATGGCCGCGTTCACGGACGATGAGGTCCTGTGCCTGACGTTCAGCGGCCTGTCCAAGGCGTACCGCGTGTGCGGGTACCGCGCCGGGTGGATGGCAATCTCGGGTCCGAAGAAGACCGCCTCGGACTACCTCGAGGGCATCAACCTGCTCGCGAACATGCGACTCTGTGCGAACGTCCCCGCGCAGCACGCGATCCAGACGGCGCTGGGTGGATACCAGAGCATCAATGACCTGATCCTGCCCGGCGGCCGGCTGCTCGAGCAGCGAAACAAGGCGTACGAGATGCTCAACGCGATCCCCGGCGTCTCCACCCGACAGGCCAAGGGTGCGCTGTACCTGTTCCCACGGCTCGATCCCGAGGTCTACCCGATCCAGGACGACGAGCGCTTTGTCCTGGACCTGCTCCGCGAGCAGAAGATCCTCGTCTCGCACGGCCGCGCGTTCAACTGGCACGCGCCCGACCACTTCCGCATGGTCACGCTCCCTGCCGTCGCGGACATCGAGGAAGCTATCGGCCGCATGGGGGACTTCCTCAGCAGGTACGAAGGGAACTGA
- a CDS encoding polyphosphate kinase 2 family protein has protein sequence MAQSEAEKVFEDNPERLFGVGPGFSLAAIDPASTPAFGGRKSDGKAALSARSSRLAQLQERLFAEGHAGRRRSLLLVLEGMDTSGKGGIIRHVVSAVDVQGVQLASFGPPSEDEERHDFLWRVERQLPGPGMIGCFDRSHYEDVLIHRVHGWVEPQELERRYSAIQDFESKLHEDGTHVLKIMLHISKNEQLRRLSARLDDPTKHWKYDPGDVDERLRWDDYMAAYEAALVRTSTAYAPWYVVPADNKWYSRLVVQDLMLGALQRMDPQWPTASFDVEAEKQRLAES, from the coding sequence ATGGCGCAGAGCGAGGCTGAGAAGGTATTCGAGGACAACCCTGAGCGACTGTTCGGGGTGGGGCCAGGGTTCTCGCTCGCGGCGATCGATCCAGCCTCGACGCCAGCCTTCGGGGGCAGGAAGTCGGACGGCAAGGCGGCGCTCTCCGCGAGGAGTTCTCGGCTGGCCCAACTCCAGGAGCGCCTTTTCGCCGAGGGCCATGCCGGCCGCCGTCGTTCCCTCCTCCTCGTGCTCGAGGGGATGGACACTTCCGGCAAGGGCGGGATCATACGTCACGTGGTGAGCGCCGTTGACGTCCAGGGCGTACAGCTCGCGTCCTTCGGGCCCCCCAGCGAGGACGAGGAGCGCCACGACTTCCTCTGGAGGGTGGAACGTCAGCTTCCGGGACCGGGCATGATCGGGTGCTTCGACCGTTCGCATTACGAGGACGTACTCATCCACCGGGTGCACGGATGGGTGGAGCCGCAAGAACTCGAACGGAGGTATTCGGCGATCCAGGATTTCGAGTCGAAGCTCCACGAGGACGGGACCCACGTCCTGAAGATCATGCTGCACATCAGCAAGAACGAGCAGCTCCGGCGGCTTTCAGCCCGGCTCGACGATCCGACCAAGCACTGGAAGTACGATCCCGGCGACGTCGACGAGCGTTTGCGTTGGGACGACTACATGGCGGCCTACGAGGCCGCCCTCGTTCGCACCAGCACCGCGTACGCGCCCTGGTACGTTGTCCCGGCCGACAACAAGTGGTACTCGCGCCTGGTCGTGCAGGATCTGATGCTGGGCGCCCTCCAGCGGATGGACCCGCAGTGGCCTACCGCTTCATTCGACGTCGAAGCCGAAAAGCAGCGGCTCGCCGAGAGCTGA
- a CDS encoding exodeoxyribonuclease VII small subunit: protein MAEAQQDAFAELSYEEAREQLVAVVTKLEAGGVSLEESLALWERGEALAQRCEEWLEGARRRLDAARRQPEASGAQDTGE from the coding sequence ATGGCTGAAGCCCAGCAGGACGCCTTCGCGGAGTTGAGCTACGAGGAAGCCCGGGAGCAGCTCGTCGCAGTTGTCACCAAGCTCGAGGCCGGAGGGGTGAGCCTCGAGGAATCACTCGCCCTCTGGGAGCGGGGTGAGGCCCTCGCGCAGCGTTGCGAGGAGTGGCTCGAAGGCGCACGACGCCGGCTCGACGCCGCCCGCCGTCAGCCCGAGGCTAGCGGCGCCCAAGACACGGGCGAATAG